Proteins from a genomic interval of Paenibacillus sp. FSL H8-0048:
- a CDS encoding DEAD/DEAH box helicase, translating to MGYQVPERVIKLLCGNAAFDQGAAYYHAHKVDLVYTEHNEEDEYSKYRAEVHGLDSHEIALIIDSDGDVQGECTCPAYYHGGPFCKHIAAALVTVLYRSRTAGAEEAEEMQADAGEAHPAQAGSPPLAEDSFGPAGAEHRERSGDRQLVSSMLGIFTGGRQRPSGAGTYIDLRTPLQVEFICRPFNFSYGSTMLGLEVRLGPKRLYIVQKIRSFLEQVHRGEPYEFTAHFSYDPALHSFSKKDNEVLQKLIEIMLNEKVYNSLTSPYGSRTNPTGNDRLLPVAPFFWESLYPLLEAAPAVRLQHGQLLMERLSLSEELLPLSFQFDQAQEDGYRLDVRGLEQLTILESYGLVLTEGRLLKLPAQECGRLSELKRMLSGSRRDSLAIAPEQMEPFMETVIPGLKKLGRVSIADSIADKIVQTRLHARLYLDRVRDRLLAGLEFQYGGIVINPLEEKAHERSSEVILMRDGEAERRILDLMAHESFSRTESGYIMRDEDGEFDFLHHTIPLLEPLLQVYATTAVKDRVLTEHAPPKVSLSWNEKTDWLDFKFAMDGITDKDITEVLKSLQEKRKYHRLKDGALLPLDTSEFQEIIDLMNELGVRSVDIRSSEFSLPLVRALHLHAGTLQGQTIETGRSFRRLLANMASPENLDFPLPESLAPVLRDYQQYGFQWMRTLAHYRFGGILADDMGLGKTLQSIAFLLSELEDIRQSGVPALVVAPASLVYNWLNELKRFAPEIKAVIADGNSGERGRIVRNTAGHDVIITSYPLLRRDVDEYAKRSFHTLILDEAQMIKNHETQTSQAVRLLQARYRFALTGTPVENALEDLWSIFSVVFPGLFPGKKAFHDLPRETVARRARPFLLRRLKSDVLKELPDKIESLQASELLPEQKRLYVAYLARLRKEALKHLDSDSFGGGRIKVLAGLTRLRQLCCHPALFVDGYTGGSGKFEQLLEIIDECRSSGKRMLIFSQFTQMLGMIGRELALLGIPHFYLDGQTPASRRVELCSRFNEGERDLFLISLKAGGTGLNLTGADTVILYDLWWNPAVEQQAADRAHRIGQKKIVQVIRLVAQGTVEDKMYELQQKKKNLIDEVIQPGQEALPGLSEQDIREILSI from the coding sequence GTGGGTTATCAGGTGCCGGAACGGGTAATCAAGCTGCTGTGCGGCAACGCCGCTTTTGACCAGGGGGCAGCTTATTATCATGCCCATAAGGTGGACCTTGTCTATACGGAGCATAATGAGGAAGACGAGTATTCCAAATACCGCGCTGAGGTCCATGGGCTGGACAGCCATGAGATTGCGCTGATCATCGACAGTGACGGGGATGTGCAGGGAGAATGCACCTGCCCGGCTTACTATCACGGCGGCCCCTTTTGCAAGCATATTGCGGCGGCGCTGGTGACGGTTCTCTACCGCAGCCGGACAGCCGGAGCTGAAGAGGCTGAGGAGATGCAGGCAGATGCGGGGGAGGCTCATCCCGCACAGGCCGGCAGTCCGCCGCTGGCAGAGGACAGCTTCGGCCCCGCCGGGGCAGAGCACCGGGAGCGCAGCGGAGACCGGCAGCTGGTGAGCAGCATGCTCGGGATATTCACCGGAGGACGGCAGCGGCCAAGCGGTGCAGGCACGTATATCGATCTGCGGACACCGCTTCAGGTGGAGTTCATCTGCCGGCCCTTCAACTTCAGCTACGGCAGCACGATGCTTGGGCTGGAAGTGAGGCTTGGTCCGAAACGCCTTTATATTGTGCAGAAGATCAGATCTTTTTTGGAGCAGGTGCACCGGGGCGAGCCTTATGAATTCACGGCGCATTTCAGCTATGATCCCGCCCTGCACAGCTTCTCCAAGAAGGATAATGAGGTCCTGCAGAAGCTGATTGAGATCATGCTCAATGAGAAGGTCTACAATAGTCTCACCAGCCCGTATGGTTCCCGCACTAACCCTACCGGGAATGACCGGCTGCTGCCGGTTGCCCCTTTTTTCTGGGAAAGTCTGTATCCCCTGCTAGAAGCAGCGCCTGCCGTTCGCCTTCAGCATGGACAGCTTCTGATGGAACGCTTGTCCCTCTCGGAGGAGCTGCTGCCGCTCAGCTTCCAGTTCGACCAGGCACAGGAGGACGGCTACCGGCTGGATGTCCGGGGACTTGAGCAGCTTACGATTCTGGAGAGCTACGGGCTGGTCTTGACCGAGGGCAGGCTGCTGAAGCTTCCGGCGCAGGAATGTGGGCGGCTCTCCGAGCTGAAGCGGATGCTCAGCGGCAGCCGGCGGGACAGCCTGGCGATTGCACCTGAGCAGATGGAGCCCTTCATGGAAACCGTCATCCCCGGGCTGAAGAAGCTGGGCAGGGTGAGCATTGCCGACTCCATTGCGGATAAGATCGTCCAGACCCGGCTTCACGCCAGACTCTACCTGGACCGGGTAAGGGACCGGCTGCTGGCCGGGCTTGAATTCCAGTACGGCGGGATTGTTATCAATCCGCTGGAGGAAAAGGCCCATGAGCGGAGCAGCGAGGTCATTCTGATGCGGGACGGGGAAGCCGAGCGGCGGATTCTGGACCTGATGGCCCATGAGTCCTTCTCGCGGACGGAGAGCGGATATATCATGCGTGACGAGGACGGGGAATTCGACTTCCTGCATCATACCATCCCGCTGCTGGAGCCGCTGCTTCAGGTCTATGCGACCACTGCAGTCAAGGATCGGGTGCTTACGGAGCATGCTCCGCCCAAGGTCAGCCTGAGCTGGAACGAGAAGACCGACTGGCTCGACTTCAAATTCGCCATGGATGGCATCACGGATAAAGACATCACAGAGGTCCTGAAATCTCTTCAGGAAAAGCGTAAGTATCACCGGCTCAAGGACGGAGCCCTGCTCCCGCTGGATACCTCAGAGTTCCAGGAAATTATCGACCTGATGAACGAGCTCGGCGTCCGCAGCGTGGATATCCGGAGTTCGGAGTTCTCCCTGCCGCTGGTCCGCGCCCTCCATCTCCATGCAGGCACCCTCCAGGGGCAGACGATCGAGACCGGCCGCTCCTTCCGGCGGCTGCTCGCTAATATGGCGAGTCCCGAGAATCTGGACTTCCCGCTGCCGGAGAGTCTGGCTCCCGTGCTGCGGGATTATCAGCAGTACGGCTTCCAGTGGATGAGGACGCTGGCCCATTACCGCTTCGGCGGGATTCTGGCGGACGACATGGGCCTCGGCAAAACACTCCAGAGCATCGCCTTCCTGCTCTCTGAGCTGGAAGACATCCGGCAGAGCGGCGTACCTGCGCTGGTGGTTGCCCCTGCTTCCCTGGTCTATAACTGGCTTAATGAGCTGAAGCGCTTCGCCCCGGAGATTAAGGCGGTCATTGCTGACGGCAACTCTGGTGAACGCGGACGGATCGTGCGGAACACGGCCGGGCATGATGTCATCATCACCTCGTACCCGCTGCTGCGCAGAGATGTGGACGAGTACGCCAAGCGGTCGTTCCATACGCTCATTCTGGATGAAGCGCAGATGATCAAGAATCATGAGACCCAGACTTCACAGGCGGTCAGATTGCTTCAGGCCCGTTACCGTTTTGCGCTGACCGGTACACCGGTGGAGAATGCACTGGAGGACCTGTGGTCGATCTTCAGCGTTGTCTTCCCCGGCTTGTTCCCCGGGAAGAAAGCCTTCCATGACCTTCCCCGGGAGACGGTCGCCAGGCGCGCCCGCCCCTTCCTGCTGCGCCGTCTGAAGAGCGATGTGCTGAAGGAGCTGCCGGACAAAATCGAGTCCCTCCAGGCCTCCGAGCTGCTGCCGGAGCAGAAACGGCTCTATGTCGCTTATCTGGCGCGGCTACGCAAAGAGGCGCTCAAGCATCTGGACAGCGACAGCTTTGGGGGCGGCCGGATCAAGGTGCTGGCCGGACTGACCCGGCTGCGCCAGCTGTGCTGCCATCCGGCCCTGTTCGTGGACGGATATACCGGAGGCTCCGGCAAATTCGAGCAGCTGCTGGAGATCATCGATGAGTGCCGCAGCTCCGGCAAACGGATGCTGATCTTCTCACAGTTCACGCAGATGCTCGGTATGATCGGGCGCGAGCTGGCCCTGCTCGGGATTCCGCATTTCTATCTGGACGGACAAACCCCGGCCTCCCGGCGGGTTGAGCTGTGCAGCCGCTTCAATGAAGGCGAGCGCGACCTGTTCCTGATCTCGCTGAAGGCTGGCGGCACCGGCCTCAACCTGACCGGTGCCGATACGGTCATTCTCTACGACCTGTGGTGGAACCCTGCGGTCGAGCAGCAGGCGGCCGACCGCGCCCACCGGATCGGGCAGAAAAAGATCGTCCAGGTTATCCGCCTGGTAGCCCAGGGTACAGTGGAGGATAAGATGTACGAGCTGCAGCAGAAGAAGAAAAATCTGATTGACGAGGTGATCCAGCCGGGGCAGGAGGCGCTGCCCGGCCTGAGCGAACAGGACATCCGCGAGATCCTCTCTATCTGA
- a CDS encoding TetR/AcrR family transcriptional regulator — protein MENNPAADQEQLEQDQWIQELLDLSEKEQVTPKQLSILRAAIDVFAEKGFSAAATSEIAQKAGVAEGTIFRYYRTKKDLLLAIVVPTMSRMIAPFVLRNFSGVLDVPFESYEDFLKAFMVNRLEFVRRNLKIVKILIQEIPFQPALKEQLTENIFEQVLARVTAITEHFKAEGEVIDAPTPAIIRFTISAIIGYLLTRLVLMPEQDWNDEAEIEQTISFILHGIGGNGLDRSNKRK, from the coding sequence ATGGAGAATAACCCTGCTGCCGATCAGGAGCAGCTGGAGCAAGACCAGTGGATTCAGGAGCTGCTGGATCTCAGCGAGAAGGAGCAGGTCACGCCCAAGCAGCTGTCCATTCTGCGGGCGGCGATTGATGTGTTTGCAGAGAAGGGCTTCTCGGCGGCCGCCACCAGTGAAATCGCCCAGAAGGCGGGCGTGGCCGAAGGCACGATCTTCCGTTATTACCGGACCAAAAAAGATCTCCTGCTTGCCATCGTGGTCCCCACCATGAGCCGGATGATCGCCCCGTTCGTGCTGCGCAACTTCAGCGGTGTGCTGGATGTGCCGTTCGAGAGCTACGAGGATTTCCTTAAGGCCTTCATGGTGAACCGGCTGGAGTTCGTCCGCAGGAATCTCAAGATCGTCAAAATTCTCATTCAGGAGATCCCCTTCCAGCCTGCGCTGAAGGAGCAGCTGACCGAGAATATCTTCGAGCAGGTCCTGGCCCGCGTTACTGCAATTACTGAGCACTTCAAAGCGGAAGGTGAAGTGATTGACGCGCCAACGCCTGCAATTATCCGCTTCACGATATCGGCGATTATCGGATACCTGCTGACGCGGCTGGTGCTGATGCCCGAGCAGGACTGGAATGATGAGGCTGAGATTGAACAGACTATAAGCTTCATTCTGCATGGGATCGGCGGGAATGGCTTAGACAGAAGCAATAAAAGGAAGTGA
- a CDS encoding ABC transporter permease: MRIRAITLRILQQFIHDRRTMALMFIAPLLVLSLMSLVFGSDAYEPKIGVSGGAAVFSSALEAQQAEVTGYAEEANGQAAMKAGDIDALLTMKGDAPAVILEGSNPAANRAVIMALQEAAQSLRPQAPGGGQLQPQISYLYGAEDMKTIDRFGPIMIGVFVFFFVFLIAGVSFLRERTTGTLERLLSTPLKRWEIVTGYVCGFGIFTVFQALLISWFSIQVLGIMMTGSFGYVLLMTLLLSMSALTLGTLLSAFAANELQMIQFIPLVIVPQIFLSGLFPLDTLPLWLQRIGLATPMYYGSQALMDIMVRGRGWSNIAGDVFMLIGFSLLFMLLNVLALRKHRRM, encoded by the coding sequence GTGAGAATACGGGCCATTACCCTGAGAATTCTGCAGCAGTTCATCCATGACCGGAGAACCATGGCGCTGATGTTCATCGCCCCCCTGCTGGTGCTTAGCCTGATGAGCCTGGTGTTCGGCAGCGATGCTTATGAGCCTAAAATCGGTGTCTCTGGGGGCGCGGCAGTATTCAGTTCAGCGCTGGAAGCCCAGCAGGCTGAGGTTACCGGCTACGCCGAGGAAGCAAACGGGCAGGCCGCCATGAAGGCGGGAGATATCGATGCTCTCCTTACAATGAAGGGAGACGCACCCGCTGTTATTCTTGAAGGCAGCAATCCGGCGGCTAACCGCGCTGTAATCATGGCGCTCCAGGAAGCTGCGCAGAGCCTCCGGCCGCAAGCGCCGGGCGGAGGACAGCTCCAGCCGCAGATCAGCTATCTGTATGGCGCGGAGGATATGAAGACGATCGACCGCTTCGGCCCGATTATGATCGGGGTGTTCGTGTTCTTCTTTGTCTTCCTGATTGCCGGTGTCTCCTTCCTGCGCGAACGGACCACGGGCACGCTGGAGCGTCTGCTCTCCACCCCGCTGAAGCGCTGGGAGATCGTCACCGGTTATGTCTGCGGCTTCGGCATCTTCACCGTCTTCCAGGCTCTGCTGATCTCCTGGTTCTCCATCCAGGTGCTGGGGATTATGATGACGGGCAGCTTCGGCTACGTGCTGCTGATGACGCTGCTGCTGTCGATGTCGGCGCTGACCCTCGGCACCCTGCTCTCGGCGTTCGCCGCCAATGAGCTGCAGATGATCCAGTTCATCCCTCTGGTCATTGTGCCGCAGATCTTCCTGAGCGGATTATTTCCGCTGGATACCCTTCCCCTCTGGCTCCAGCGCATTGGACTCGCCACTCCGATGTACTACGGTTCACAGGCACTGATGGATATCATGGTTCGCGGCAGAGGCTGGAGCAATATCGCCGGGGATGTGTTCATGCTGATCGGCTTCTCTCTGCTGTTCATGCTGCTAAATGTGCTGGCTCTGCGCAAGCACCGCAGAATGTGA
- a CDS encoding ABC transporter ATP-binding protein, with translation MDEGKPVIAVTHVNRAFGNKTVLKDITLQVHQAETFGILGPSGSGKTTLVKLLTGIDEVTSGEVTVLGVRMPKLAMLQQIGYMAQSDALYTELSAKENLEFFAALYGLKGGNRTRRIGDVMELVNLQEHLRKRVDQFSGGMKRRLSLAIALLHEPPLLLLDEPTVGIDPVLRQSIWKELKALNRKGTTIVLTTHVMDEAEKCDRLAMIRDGVLLAADTPAGLLHATGAASIEEAFLYYGGARR, from the coding sequence ATGGATGAAGGGAAGCCAGTCATTGCGGTTACTCATGTGAACCGGGCTTTTGGCAATAAAACCGTGTTGAAGGATATCACTCTTCAGGTGCATCAGGCAGAGACGTTCGGAATTCTGGGACCCTCCGGCTCCGGCAAAACCACGCTGGTCAAGCTGCTTACGGGCATAGACGAGGTAACCTCCGGTGAGGTCACCGTGCTGGGGGTGCGGATGCCGAAGCTTGCCATGCTCCAGCAAATAGGATATATGGCCCAGTCGGATGCCTTGTATACCGAGCTTAGCGCCAAGGAGAATCTGGAGTTCTTCGCTGCGCTGTATGGACTCAAGGGCGGCAACCGCACGCGGCGGATCGGGGATGTGATGGAGCTGGTGAATCTGCAGGAGCATCTGCGTAAGCGGGTGGACCAATTCTCCGGGGGCATGAAGCGCCGATTGTCCCTGGCGATTGCCCTGCTGCACGAGCCGCCGCTGCTGCTGCTGGATGAACCGACTGTCGGCATCGATCCGGTGCTGCGCCAGTCCATCTGGAAGGAGCTGAAGGCGCTGAACCGCAAGGGAACAACAATTGTCCTGACCACGCATGTGATGGATGAAGCAGAGAAATGTGACCGGCTGGCGATGATCCGGGACGGCGTGCTGCTGGCGGCCGATACTCCGGCCGGACTGCTTCACGCTACCGGTGCCGCCAGCATTGAGGAAGCCTTCCTCTATTATGGAGGTGCACGCCGGTGA
- a CDS encoding stalk domain-containing protein, with translation MKNSKWIGAALASALLVTGGSVSVLATSSQVSAAAVNTAAAVEGSMSWSINGTPVTLSTINSGGYKLYSLSQVAAELGAGLVHSSSGIQLNDSKGLHSVQIQAGVKSYQVDGKTLEFTVAPVVRNSKTYVELTKLVIALGGELEPDAHTILSFARPAGSFDTLHWSADGGLIANQNDAEATLLYKFTQTPGNYDLFSSSESAVDFAVSADQQWGAFSDETGQLKLISLSTGLISPLGKDTSVKTDIVWSSDGKTLYFIQGDKQEKLAQISVETGEVKTLLEDKVENKSELRISADGKSAVYIVNITGTAKNDADSTEDSLTVDFSKAGEQLYKLDLTTKGAKPVALTTTPDNKLYPEILAGGSVSYLSADADGNAANTLKLITADGKSTDVALGTEANWSTGVSTGLVVSGTTADGSTVIYSIADGAAPVELYRTAEDVSEVAVSADGSKLAMISDGKVMVIQNGKALQLSVSPEVAN, from the coding sequence TTGAAGAATAGTAAATGGATCGGCGCAGCTCTGGCTTCTGCACTTCTCGTAACAGGGGGATCTGTTAGTGTTCTGGCGACAAGCAGTCAAGTAAGTGCCGCAGCAGTCAACACAGCAGCAGCTGTAGAGGGCAGCATGTCCTGGAGCATCAACGGTACGCCGGTTACACTCAGCACAATCAACAGCGGAGGGTACAAGCTCTATTCATTGAGCCAGGTAGCCGCAGAGCTGGGTGCAGGACTTGTGCATAGCAGCAGCGGAATCCAGCTGAATGACAGCAAAGGTCTACATAGTGTGCAGATCCAGGCAGGCGTGAAAAGCTATCAGGTGGATGGCAAAACCCTGGAATTCACAGTGGCCCCCGTCGTGCGTAACAGCAAGACGTATGTGGAGCTGACGAAGCTGGTTATCGCGCTTGGCGGTGAGCTGGAGCCGGATGCCCATACCATTCTGAGCTTCGCCCGGCCAGCCGGTTCATTTGACACCCTTCACTGGAGCGCTGACGGTGGTCTGATTGCGAATCAGAACGACGCTGAGGCCACACTGCTCTATAAATTCACCCAGACTCCAGGCAACTATGACCTGTTCTCTTCCAGCGAAAGCGCGGTGGATTTCGCAGTCTCCGCCGACCAGCAGTGGGGCGCATTCAGCGATGAGACCGGCCAGCTGAAGCTGATCAGCCTGTCCACCGGCCTAATCAGTCCACTCGGCAAGGATACCAGCGTGAAGACAGATATCGTGTGGTCCAGTGACGGCAAGACGCTCTATTTCATCCAGGGCGACAAGCAGGAGAAGCTGGCACAGATTTCAGTAGAGACCGGAGAGGTTAAGACTCTGCTTGAAGATAAAGTAGAGAACAAATCAGAGCTTCGCATATCGGCAGACGGCAAAAGCGCGGTGTACATTGTCAACATCACCGGTACTGCGAAGAATGATGCCGACAGCACAGAAGATTCACTTACCGTAGACTTCAGCAAGGCCGGAGAACAGCTCTATAAGCTGGATCTAACGACCAAAGGTGCTAAGCCAGTAGCCTTGACGACTACACCTGACAACAAGCTGTACCCAGAGATTCTGGCTGGCGGCAGCGTGTCCTACCTGAGTGCGGATGCAGACGGCAATGCCGCCAACACGCTGAAGCTGATCACAGCAGACGGTAAAAGCACAGATGTCGCCCTCGGTACAGAGGCGAACTGGTCCACAGGGGTTAGCACGGGCCTCGTAGTCTCCGGAACTACAGCGGATGGCAGCACGGTAATCTACTCTATTGCAGACGGCGCAGCACCGGTTGAGCTGTACCGGACAGCCGAAGATGTATCGGAAGTAGCAGTATCGGCAGATGGCAGCAAGCTGGCGATGATCAGCGACGGCAAGGTAATGGTCATTCAGAACGGCAAAGCGCTGCAATTGTCAGTATCACCGGAAGTAGCAAATTAA
- a CDS encoding phosphate ABC transporter substrate-binding protein → MKLFKKFTVTALTAVIAVTASFAGVAAAADSLKGKITVNGSTALLPLTLQAAKEFQKLHPKVKIAASGKGSVTGPQAVKKGIADIGACDWDASIDVPGFKAFDGQVANKVAVIPFATIVNKNVGVDNLTTEQLKGIYAGKITNWKEVGGADANIVVITRAFGSGTRVNYQAKALGGGDIVKKEKNYKETGSSGDMKTAVGTTPNAIGYIDLVYVTGGDIKAVKFNGVEANTDNVINGSYKIWAYGYYMTKGQPTGATKEFIEYVQSKKFQQGSLKKLKFIPISAMQS, encoded by the coding sequence ATGAAGCTATTCAAAAAGTTCACAGTTACAGCACTTACCGCGGTGATCGCGGTTACCGCATCCTTTGCAGGGGTAGCCGCAGCAGCGGACAGCCTCAAGGGTAAAATCACCGTTAACGGTTCTACGGCCCTGCTTCCGCTGACGCTGCAGGCCGCTAAGGAATTCCAGAAGCTTCATCCTAAAGTGAAGATCGCCGCTTCCGGCAAGGGCTCCGTGACCGGACCGCAGGCCGTGAAGAAGGGGATTGCCGATATCGGAGCCTGCGACTGGGATGCCAGCATTGATGTTCCGGGCTTCAAGGCCTTTGACGGACAGGTGGCGAATAAGGTCGCTGTGATTCCTTTTGCAACCATCGTTAATAAGAATGTCGGAGTCGACAACCTGACTACAGAGCAGCTCAAAGGCATCTACGCCGGTAAAATCACCAACTGGAAAGAGGTCGGCGGAGCGGATGCGAACATCGTAGTGATCACCCGTGCCTTCGGCTCCGGGACCCGCGTTAACTATCAGGCCAAAGCGCTGGGCGGCGGAGATATCGTGAAGAAAGAGAAGAACTACAAGGAAACCGGCTCCAGCGGCGACATGAAAACCGCAGTAGGCACCACTCCTAACGCTATCGGATACATCGACCTTGTCTATGTAACGGGCGGCGATATCAAGGCTGTGAAGTTCAACGGCGTGGAAGCTAACACGGATAACGTAATCAACGGCTCGTACAAGATCTGGGCTTACGGCTACTACATGACGAAGGGCCAGCCGACCGGCGCGACCAAAGAATTCATCGAATATGTACAGAGCAAGAAGTTCCAGCAGGGCTCGCTTAAGAAGCTTAAGTTCATTCCAATCTCTGCTATGCAATCCTAA
- the pstC gene encoding phosphate ABC transporter permease subunit PstC, whose translation MGAPVHGLSAKAQTSLEEVKRNTKRHRRHLLGNSISRYYFLFSILALCLVLGLVIVFIGKTALLLFTRISPQDFFFSFNWTPEEDAFGAAAFIVNTLSLTALTLVIAVPVSVGMAVLCAEIAPKWLKSFIRPVLDLLVGIPSIVYGYLGLTVLLPFLRRISGEGLGDGLLAAALVLALMVLPTICRISDDAIVAVPRKYRDAAYALGSTRLQVIMRVVLPAASRGIISAVILGMTRAVGETMAVVMVIGNTPQLAKSLFAPTSVLTSNIVMQISNVEFDSTWNYSLHMMAFLLLLISFVLILIIRLLGRKRRDA comes from the coding sequence ATGGGGGCACCGGTTCATGGCCTGAGCGCTAAGGCACAGACAAGCCTGGAAGAAGTTAAACGTAACACCAAGCGGCACCGCAGACATCTGCTCGGCAACAGCATCTCCCGTTATTATTTCTTATTCAGCATCCTTGCGCTCTGTCTTGTGCTGGGACTAGTTATTGTATTCATCGGCAAAACGGCGCTGCTGCTCTTCACCCGCATCTCCCCGCAGGACTTCTTCTTCTCGTTCAACTGGACGCCGGAAGAGGATGCCTTCGGCGCCGCCGCCTTCATCGTAAATACATTGTCGCTTACCGCGCTGACCCTGGTCATTGCCGTGCCCGTCTCGGTTGGGATGGCTGTGCTCTGTGCGGAGATTGCCCCGAAGTGGCTGAAGAGCTTTATCCGTCCGGTCCTGGATCTGCTGGTCGGTATTCCTTCTATTGTATACGGCTATCTGGGCTTGACCGTGCTGTTACCTTTCTTGCGCAGAATCAGCGGAGAAGGTCTCGGAGACGGGCTGCTCGCCGCCGCACTCGTGCTGGCACTCATGGTACTGCCGACCATTTGCCGGATCAGCGATGATGCCATCGTTGCGGTTCCGCGTAAATACCGCGACGCTGCCTATGCGCTCGGCTCGACCCGCCTTCAGGTCATTATGCGCGTCGTGCTGCCCGCTGCCAGCCGGGGCATTATCTCGGCTGTGATTTTGGGCATGACCCGTGCAGTCGGAGAGACCATGGCGGTGGTGATGGTCATCGGCAACACGCCGCAGCTGGCGAAGAGCCTGTTCGCACCCACCTCGGTGCTGACCAGTAATATCGTGATGCAGATTTCCAACGTGGAGTTCGACTCCACCTGGAACTATTCCCTGCATATGATGGCCTTCCTGTTGCTGCTGATCTCGTTTGTACTGATTCTGATTATCCGGCTCCTGGGCCGCAAACGGAGGGATGCCTGA
- the pstA gene encoding phosphate ABC transporter permease PstA, translated as MNGFTRTRHTARAQRRNKLATIGFYTLGVLVMLLIFWLLFTILSKGLPSLRLDFLLKQPEEIDPGGGIGPVLFNSFYILFISLLISIPLGIGAGIYMAEYAPDNAFTGALRICVESLSSVPSIVFGLLGLAIFAEYLGIGLTILGGGVSLALLNLPMLARVTEEAVRAVPGEIREAGYALGMTKFHVIRKVVVPVALPAIVTGVCLVAGRAFGESAVIILTAGLSTSGEMWDFNLFSPGETLAVHLWYVQSEAIVEDARQIADKSAAVLVFVVLLINFMFRFPLWLGNRRRGR; from the coding sequence ATGAACGGATTCACGCGCACACGCCATACGGCCAGAGCCCAGCGGCGCAATAAACTGGCGACCATCGGCTTCTATACGCTGGGCGTTTTGGTCATGCTGCTGATCTTCTGGCTGCTGTTCACCATCCTTAGCAAAGGCTTACCTTCGCTCAGACTGGACTTCCTGCTCAAGCAGCCGGAGGAGATCGATCCCGGCGGCGGGATCGGTCCCGTCCTGTTCAACTCCTTCTATATCCTGTTCATCTCCCTGTTGATCTCTATTCCCCTCGGGATCGGGGCAGGGATCTATATGGCGGAGTATGCACCGGATAATGCCTTCACAGGTGCGCTGCGCATCTGCGTGGAATCCCTGTCCTCGGTGCCGTCCATCGTGTTCGGCCTTCTGGGGCTGGCGATCTTCGCCGAGTATCTCGGCATCGGCCTGACGATTCTCGGCGGGGGTGTCAGCCTGGCGCTGCTGAATCTGCCGATGCTGGCCCGCGTCACAGAGGAGGCGGTGCGCGCGGTGCCCGGCGAGATCCGTGAAGCCGGCTATGCCCTCGGCATGACGAAGTTCCATGTCATCCGCAAGGTTGTCGTGCCGGTAGCCCTTCCGGCGATTGTCACCGGCGTCTGCCTGGTGGCCGGACGCGCCTTCGGGGAGTCAGCGGTCATCATCCTGACCGCCGGACTCAGCACCTCCGGCGAGATGTGGGACTTCAATCTGTTCTCGCCGGGTGAGACTCTGGCTGTGCATCTGTGGTACGTGCAGTCTGAGGCCATTGTCGAGGATGCACGGCAAATCGCGGATAAGTCTGCCGCTGTGCTGGTCTTTGTCGTGCTGCTAATCAACTTTATGTTCCGCTTCCCGCTGTGGCTGGGCAACCGCCGCCGGGGACGCTGA
- a CDS encoding RQC-minor-1 family DNA-binding protein, with amino-acid sequence MPAYGFYRELTMEQTMEKVDVLIEAGYLKTELSGKLPMIVFIVYGWTVQRERRAEELLREWENWLDQGITPVSMEYLKDRNRGMILMFLFKVLCSGDRKYIPFLQQWQPIEFRKVQAEIRQVIADLNECERLGEMEWHELLRERAQSLIVRSRDPVILMCQECDGPFVFDHLDFSCYRADGIYFPEKCGHCRNTEDGIRE; translated from the coding sequence ATTCCCGCCTATGGCTTCTACCGCGAACTGACGATGGAGCAGACCATGGAGAAGGTGGACGTCCTTATAGAAGCCGGGTACCTGAAGACCGAGCTGTCCGGGAAGCTTCCCATGATCGTGTTCATTGTCTACGGCTGGACCGTCCAGCGGGAACGAAGAGCGGAGGAACTGCTGCGGGAGTGGGAGAACTGGCTGGATCAAGGAATCACGCCGGTCAGTATGGAGTATTTGAAGGACCGGAACCGGGGCATGATTCTGATGTTTCTGTTCAAAGTCCTGTGTTCCGGTGACCGGAAATACATCCCTTTTTTACAGCAATGGCAGCCCATAGAGTTCAGGAAGGTACAGGCTGAGATCAGGCAGGTTATTGCAGATCTGAATGAGTGTGAACGGCTGGGGGAGATGGAGTGGCATGAGCTGCTGCGTGAACGTGCGCAATCGCTGATTGTACGTTCGCGAGATCCCGTTATACTTATGTGTCAGGAATGCGACGGTCCGTTTGTATTCGATCACCTTGATTTTAGCTGCTACCGGGCAGATGGCATTTACTTCCCGGAGAAGTGCGGGCATTGCAGGAATACGGAGGACGGTATACGTGAATAG